A genomic stretch from Alosa sapidissima isolate fAloSap1 chromosome 3, fAloSap1.pri, whole genome shotgun sequence includes:
- the LOC121706117 gene encoding uncharacterized protein LOC121706117 — MILSTQVTQLKFPGSRINKWDLMESEQKVRKDLEQTLGHYISDTFVYIYTLRQFCDTADKWCLQRETEVDTMTDIKDRADQIDAKFEDVKKSKEKAKAFKKYLWSGLTAMTADSRRQELEKELGAVLKDTLEGLEKLQRFLEAVEKLAVTSLFVFTDGRYLPKGVNAVDVHSVIFAARMAAPLLVHFKRDDAAFFLPSLNNVDVLAFQLEKYIHISQQLCERIRERLKNKFYTGDGNRKSNDEFHLHVDTSEVSIQMMLNHVDQLNYIRRNQDIRLTFLFHEAALTFIGLFCQRHDRMRQFLCDLTASADQLDRMKLGASISSVAGSSVGVAGGALSIAGLALAPMTAGVSLILTMTGVGLGVASGVNSLATGITGMVVNSKHSKQANGIFQSFMEDVQSILDCVEHVASHTGPIVEPGKAEILLGTGRVVAKVFGLGKGIDALVDGASALKVIGSKQVATGATKVGLKEVKSTKNFQNLAAEASDLGQLAKGTPLALSSSARSGFMALNSLFIGLDIFFIYKDGTSLARGNRSKVAQLIRSRTALWRSELDSWEKMHDSLCRGIWRFRRSWRILETPFYPKQLS; from the exons ATGATACTATCAACTCAAGTGACTCAGCTGAAGTTCCCTGGGAGCAGAATTAATAAATGGGATCTAATGGAAAGCGAACAGAAAGTCCG AAAAGACCTTGAACAGACATTGGGTCACTACATCTCAGACACCTTTGTCTACATTTACACACTGAGGCAATTCTGTGATACAGCAGACAAATGGTGCCTGCAGAGGGAAACAGAGGTGGACACAATGACAGACATTAAGGACAGGGCAGACCAAATTGATGCCAAGTTTGAAGATGTCAAAAAATCTAAAGAAAAGGCCAAAGCTTTCAAGAAGTATCTGTGGAGTGGCCTGACTGCAATGACTGCTGACAGCAGACgtcaggagctggagaaggagcTGGGGGCTGTTCTGAAGGACACCCTGGAAGGACTTGAGAAGCTGCAGCGGTTCCTGGAAGCTGTGGAGAAGCTGGCTGTCACGTCACTCTTCGTGTTTACAGATGGCCGCTACCTGCCCAAAGGGGTAAACGCTGTGGATGTCCATTCGGTTATCTTTGCCGCAAGGATGGCTGCTCCTCTTCTTGTCCATTTCAAGAGGGATGACGCTGCTTTCTTCCTCCCCAGCCTGAATAATGTGGACGTGCTGGCCTTCCAGCTGGAGAAATACATACACATCTCACAACAGCTCTGTGAACGGATCAGGGAAAG ATTGAAGAACAAATTCTACACAGGAGATGGCAATAG GAAAAGTAATGATGAATTTCACCTTCATGTGGACACGAGTGAGGTGTCTATCCAAATGATGCTTAATCATGTGGACCAGTTAAACTACATCAG gagaaACCAGGACATCAGGCTGACATTCCTCTTCCACGAAGCTGCTCTGACCTTCATTGGCCTGTTCTGTCAACGCCATGACAGGATGCGCCAGTTCCTCTGTGACCTGACGGCCAGCGCAGACCAGCTAGACAGGATGAAGCTGGGGGCCAGCATCTCCAGTGTGGCGGGCAGCTCAGTGGGGGTGGCAGGTGGAGCCCTGTCCATAGCAGGCCTGGCTCTGGCCCCAATGACCGCCGGCGTGTCCCTCATCCTCACCATGACCGGCGTCGGCCTCGGGGTGGCCAGCGGCGTCAACAGCCTGGCCACCGGCATCACTGGGATGGTCGTCAACAGCAAGCACAGCAAACAGGCAAACGGCATCTTTCAGAGTTTCATGGAGGACGTACAGAGCATTCTGGACTGCGTGGAGCACGTGGCCAGTCACACAGGGCCTATCGTAGAGCCAGGGAAGGCAGAAATCTTGTTGGGGACTGGCCGGGTCGTGGCTAAAGTGTTCGGGTTGGGGAAGGGCATCGATGCCCTGGTGGACGGTGCCTCTGCCTTGAAGGTGATTGGCAGCAAGCAGGTGGCCACAGGCGCCACCAAGGTGGGTCTGAAGGAGGTCAAATCAACCAAGAACTTCCAAAACCTAGCGGCGGAAGCATCCGACCTCGGACAGCTGGCCAAAGGCACCCCGCTGGCCCTGTCCAGCTCAGCTCGCTCCGGGTTCATGGCGCTCAACTCGCTCTTCATCGGCCTGGACATCTTCTTCATCTACAAAGACGGCACTAGTCTGGCCAGGGGGAATAGGAGCAAAGTGGCCCAGCTCATTCGCTCCAGGACAGCTCTGTGGCGCTCAGAGCTGGACTCCTGGGAGAAGATGCACGACTCCCTGTGCAGAGGGATCTGGAGGttcaggaggagctggaggatcCTGGAGACACCATTTTACCCCAAACAACTGAGCTGA